A part of Rhopalosiphum maidis isolate BTI-1 chromosome 3, ASM367621v3, whole genome shotgun sequence genomic DNA contains:
- the LOC113560242 gene encoding glucose-6-phosphate exchanger SLC37A2 isoform X4 produces the protein MSSPTNSVPYGVQILQKVSDKCPSLSRIVDRENLYKYSVLVLTFITYAAYHASRKPISVVKIVLYQNCSEVTTSPPINNTDPDWCNWAPFNVENHSALFGTLDSAFLFAYAIAMFFSGIIAERVNIRIFLTIGMLLSGTACSMFGLAHYYNIHSMWYFIGVQIFGGICQTTGWPGVVTAMGNWFGKGNRGFIFGIWNSHTSIGNIIGTLLASLYVESNWGLSFIVPGIFIITSGILNYLFLVVHPSDINSNTHLNEKVQNGHKDEVKEKTEGSPILSHLNGSPKKAVGFIGAIKIPGVIEFSMCLFFAKLVSYTFLYWLPNYIKYSSTYSPSQSADLSTLFDVGGIFGGIAAGIFSDMFGKSACTCAVMLFLAIPSLYAYNLLSSVNLIVNIALLVIAGGLVNGPYALITTAVSAELGTHSSLKGNSKALSTVTSIIDGTGSIGAAVGPLLAAYISNLFGWTSVFYMLMGSNVLAILLLTRLVKRELQNVG, from the exons gtataaatatagtgTTCTTGTTTTGACATTCATCACCTATGCGGCTTATCATGCATCTCGAAAACCTATTAGtgttgttaaaattgtattgtaccaAAACTGTTCCGAAGTTACTACTTCTCCTCCTATTAATAACACAGATCCTGATTGGTGTAACTGGGCACCATTTA atgTGGAAAACCATAGTGCTTTGTTTGGAACATTGGATTCGGCATTTCTTTTTGCCTATGCGATAGCAATgttttttag tggtaTAATTGCGGAACGCGTCAATATACGAATTTTTCTAACGATTGGAATGCTTTTATCTGGTACAGCTTGCTCAATGTTTGGATTAgctcattattacaatatacattccATGTGGTATTTTATCGGAGTTCAG atatttgGTGGTATATGTCAAACTACTGGATGGCCAGGTGTTGTAACTGCAATGGGAAATTGGTTTGGCAAAGGAAATAGag GATTTATATTTGGTATTTGGAATTCTCACACATCTATTGGAAATATAATTGGTACTTTACTTGCCAGTTTGTATGTTGAATCCAATTGGGgattatcatttattgttcctggaatatttataattacttctggaattttaaactatttgtttCTTGTGGTTCATCCATctgatataaatagtaatactcATTTGAATGAAAAAGTTCAGAATGGTCACAAG gatgaagtaaaagaaaaaactgaAGGCAGCCCAATTCTTTCTCATTTAAATGGTTCACCAAAAAAAGCTGTTGGTTTTATTGGTGCCATCAAAATTcct ggTGTAATTGAATTCTCTATGTGTTTATTCTTTGCAAAACTAGTCAGTTACACTTTTCTATACTGGttaccaaattatattaagtattctt ccACTTATAGCCCTTCACAGAGTGCAGATTTGTCTACTTTATTTGATGTTGGTGGTATTTTTGGTGGAATTGCTGCAGGAATATTTAGTGATATGTTTGGAAAAAGTGCATGTACATGTGCAGTCATGTTATTTTTGGCCATTCCATCT ctATATGCTTACAATTTGTTGTCTTCGGTCAATTTAATTGTGAACATtgctttattagttattgctgGTGGTTTGGTTAATGGGCCATATGCACTGATTACTACTGCAGTATCTGCTGAACTAGGAACACACAGTTCTTTAAAAGGAAATTCCAAAGCATTATCTACTGTTACATCTATAATTGATGGCACTGGATCAATAG gaGCAGCCGTTGGACCTCTTCTGGCTGCTTACATATCCAACCTGTTTGGCTGGACAAGtgttttttatatgcttatggGTTCCAATGTACTTGCAATATTG ttgcTTACACGACTGGTCAAGCGAGAACTCCAGAATGTTGGCTAG
- the LOC113560242 gene encoding glucose-6-phosphate exchanger SLC37A2 isoform X1, producing MSSPTNSVPYGVQILQKVSDKCPSLSRIVDRENLYKYSVLVLTFITYAAYHASRKPISVVKIVLYQNCSEVTTSPPINNTDPDWCNWAPFNVENHSALFGTLDSAFLFAYAIAMFFSGIIAERVNIRIFLTIGMLLSGTACSMFGLAHYYNIHSMWYFIGVQIFGGICQTTGWPGVVTAMGNWFGKGNRGFIFGIWNSHTSIGNIIGTLLASLYVESNWGLSFIVPGIFIITSGILNYLFLVVHPSDINSNTHLNEKVQNGHKALERNGIRRQSPHRDYNIPEENEILKGSSEEKKPSTSPQEVSIPLGDISSKELSLLPSNKDEVKEKTEGSPILSHLNGSPKKAVGFIGAIKIPGVIEFSMCLFFAKLVSYTFLYWLPNYIKYSSTYSPSQSADLSTLFDVGGIFGGIAAGIFSDMFGKSACTCAVMLFLAIPSLYAYNLLSSVNLIVNIALLVIAGGLVNGPYALITTAVSAELGTHSSLKGNSKALSTVTSIIDGTGSIGAAVGPLLAAYISNLFGWTSVFYMLMGSNVLAILLLTRLVKRELQNVG from the exons gtataaatatagtgTTCTTGTTTTGACATTCATCACCTATGCGGCTTATCATGCATCTCGAAAACCTATTAGtgttgttaaaattgtattgtaccaAAACTGTTCCGAAGTTACTACTTCTCCTCCTATTAATAACACAGATCCTGATTGGTGTAACTGGGCACCATTTA atgTGGAAAACCATAGTGCTTTGTTTGGAACATTGGATTCGGCATTTCTTTTTGCCTATGCGATAGCAATgttttttag tggtaTAATTGCGGAACGCGTCAATATACGAATTTTTCTAACGATTGGAATGCTTTTATCTGGTACAGCTTGCTCAATGTTTGGATTAgctcattattacaatatacattccATGTGGTATTTTATCGGAGTTCAG atatttgGTGGTATATGTCAAACTACTGGATGGCCAGGTGTTGTAACTGCAATGGGAAATTGGTTTGGCAAAGGAAATAGag GATTTATATTTGGTATTTGGAATTCTCACACATCTATTGGAAATATAATTGGTACTTTACTTGCCAGTTTGTATGTTGAATCCAATTGGGgattatcatttattgttcctggaatatttataattacttctggaattttaaactatttgtttCTTGTGGTTCATCCATctgatataaatagtaatactcATTTGAATGAAAAAGTTCAGAATGGTCACAAG GCCTTAGAAAGAAATGGAATACGAAGACAATCTCCTCATCGAGACTATAATATACCAGAAGAAAATGAAATTTTGAAGGGCAGTTCAGAAGAG AAAAAACCCAGTACTTCCCCACAAGAGGTCTCTATACCTCTTGGCGATATTTCATCTAAGGAGTTGTCATTGTTACCTTCTAACAAG gatgaagtaaaagaaaaaactgaAGGCAGCCCAATTCTTTCTCATTTAAATGGTTCACCAAAAAAAGCTGTTGGTTTTATTGGTGCCATCAAAATTcct ggTGTAATTGAATTCTCTATGTGTTTATTCTTTGCAAAACTAGTCAGTTACACTTTTCTATACTGGttaccaaattatattaagtattctt ccACTTATAGCCCTTCACAGAGTGCAGATTTGTCTACTTTATTTGATGTTGGTGGTATTTTTGGTGGAATTGCTGCAGGAATATTTAGTGATATGTTTGGAAAAAGTGCATGTACATGTGCAGTCATGTTATTTTTGGCCATTCCATCT ctATATGCTTACAATTTGTTGTCTTCGGTCAATTTAATTGTGAACATtgctttattagttattgctgGTGGTTTGGTTAATGGGCCATATGCACTGATTACTACTGCAGTATCTGCTGAACTAGGAACACACAGTTCTTTAAAAGGAAATTCCAAAGCATTATCTACTGTTACATCTATAATTGATGGCACTGGATCAATAG gaGCAGCCGTTGGACCTCTTCTGGCTGCTTACATATCCAACCTGTTTGGCTGGACAAGtgttttttatatgcttatggGTTCCAATGTACTTGCAATATTG ttgcTTACACGACTGGTCAAGCGAGAACTCCAGAATGTTGGCTAG
- the LOC113560242 gene encoding glucose-6-phosphate exchanger SLC37A2 isoform X3, giving the protein MSSPTNSVPYGVQILQKVSDKCPSLSRIVDRENLYKYSVLVLTFITYAAYHASRKPISVVKIVLYQNCSEVTTSPPINNTDPDWCNWAPFNVENHSALFGTLDSAFLFAYAIAMFFSGIIAERVNIRIFLTIGMLLSGTACSMFGLAHYYNIHSMWYFIGVQIFGGICQTTGWPGVVTAMGNWFGKGNRGFIFGIWNSHTSIGNIIGTLLASLYVESNWGLSFIVPGIFIITSGILNYLFLVVHPSDINSNTHLNEKVQNGHKKKPSTSPQEVSIPLGDISSKELSLLPSNKDEVKEKTEGSPILSHLNGSPKKAVGFIGAIKIPGVIEFSMCLFFAKLVSYTFLYWLPNYIKYSSTYSPSQSADLSTLFDVGGIFGGIAAGIFSDMFGKSACTCAVMLFLAIPSLYAYNLLSSVNLIVNIALLVIAGGLVNGPYALITTAVSAELGTHSSLKGNSKALSTVTSIIDGTGSIGAAVGPLLAAYISNLFGWTSVFYMLMGSNVLAILLLTRLVKRELQNVG; this is encoded by the exons gtataaatatagtgTTCTTGTTTTGACATTCATCACCTATGCGGCTTATCATGCATCTCGAAAACCTATTAGtgttgttaaaattgtattgtaccaAAACTGTTCCGAAGTTACTACTTCTCCTCCTATTAATAACACAGATCCTGATTGGTGTAACTGGGCACCATTTA atgTGGAAAACCATAGTGCTTTGTTTGGAACATTGGATTCGGCATTTCTTTTTGCCTATGCGATAGCAATgttttttag tggtaTAATTGCGGAACGCGTCAATATACGAATTTTTCTAACGATTGGAATGCTTTTATCTGGTACAGCTTGCTCAATGTTTGGATTAgctcattattacaatatacattccATGTGGTATTTTATCGGAGTTCAG atatttgGTGGTATATGTCAAACTACTGGATGGCCAGGTGTTGTAACTGCAATGGGAAATTGGTTTGGCAAAGGAAATAGag GATTTATATTTGGTATTTGGAATTCTCACACATCTATTGGAAATATAATTGGTACTTTACTTGCCAGTTTGTATGTTGAATCCAATTGGGgattatcatttattgttcctggaatatttataattacttctggaattttaaactatttgtttCTTGTGGTTCATCCATctgatataaatagtaatactcATTTGAATGAAAAAGTTCAGAATGGTCACAAG AAAAAACCCAGTACTTCCCCACAAGAGGTCTCTATACCTCTTGGCGATATTTCATCTAAGGAGTTGTCATTGTTACCTTCTAACAAG gatgaagtaaaagaaaaaactgaAGGCAGCCCAATTCTTTCTCATTTAAATGGTTCACCAAAAAAAGCTGTTGGTTTTATTGGTGCCATCAAAATTcct ggTGTAATTGAATTCTCTATGTGTTTATTCTTTGCAAAACTAGTCAGTTACACTTTTCTATACTGGttaccaaattatattaagtattctt ccACTTATAGCCCTTCACAGAGTGCAGATTTGTCTACTTTATTTGATGTTGGTGGTATTTTTGGTGGAATTGCTGCAGGAATATTTAGTGATATGTTTGGAAAAAGTGCATGTACATGTGCAGTCATGTTATTTTTGGCCATTCCATCT ctATATGCTTACAATTTGTTGTCTTCGGTCAATTTAATTGTGAACATtgctttattagttattgctgGTGGTTTGGTTAATGGGCCATATGCACTGATTACTACTGCAGTATCTGCTGAACTAGGAACACACAGTTCTTTAAAAGGAAATTCCAAAGCATTATCTACTGTTACATCTATAATTGATGGCACTGGATCAATAG gaGCAGCCGTTGGACCTCTTCTGGCTGCTTACATATCCAACCTGTTTGGCTGGACAAGtgttttttatatgcttatggGTTCCAATGTACTTGCAATATTG ttgcTTACACGACTGGTCAAGCGAGAACTCCAGAATGTTGGCTAG
- the LOC113560242 gene encoding glucose-6-phosphate exchanger SLC37A2 isoform X2 has product MSSPTNSVPYGVQILQKVSDKCPSLSRIVDRENLYKYSVLVLTFITYAAYHASRKPISVVKIVLYQNCSEVTTSPPINNTDPDWCNWAPFNVENHSALFGTLDSAFLFAYAIAMFFSGIIAERVNIRIFLTIGMLLSGTACSMFGLAHYYNIHSMWYFIGVQIFGGICQTTGWPGVVTAMGNWFGKGNRGFIFGIWNSHTSIGNIIGTLLASLYVESNWGLSFIVPGIFIITSGILNYLFLVVHPSDINSNTHLNEKVQNGHKALERNGIRRQSPHRDYNIPEENEILKGSSEEDEVKEKTEGSPILSHLNGSPKKAVGFIGAIKIPGVIEFSMCLFFAKLVSYTFLYWLPNYIKYSSTYSPSQSADLSTLFDVGGIFGGIAAGIFSDMFGKSACTCAVMLFLAIPSLYAYNLLSSVNLIVNIALLVIAGGLVNGPYALITTAVSAELGTHSSLKGNSKALSTVTSIIDGTGSIGAAVGPLLAAYISNLFGWTSVFYMLMGSNVLAILLLTRLVKRELQNVG; this is encoded by the exons gtataaatatagtgTTCTTGTTTTGACATTCATCACCTATGCGGCTTATCATGCATCTCGAAAACCTATTAGtgttgttaaaattgtattgtaccaAAACTGTTCCGAAGTTACTACTTCTCCTCCTATTAATAACACAGATCCTGATTGGTGTAACTGGGCACCATTTA atgTGGAAAACCATAGTGCTTTGTTTGGAACATTGGATTCGGCATTTCTTTTTGCCTATGCGATAGCAATgttttttag tggtaTAATTGCGGAACGCGTCAATATACGAATTTTTCTAACGATTGGAATGCTTTTATCTGGTACAGCTTGCTCAATGTTTGGATTAgctcattattacaatatacattccATGTGGTATTTTATCGGAGTTCAG atatttgGTGGTATATGTCAAACTACTGGATGGCCAGGTGTTGTAACTGCAATGGGAAATTGGTTTGGCAAAGGAAATAGag GATTTATATTTGGTATTTGGAATTCTCACACATCTATTGGAAATATAATTGGTACTTTACTTGCCAGTTTGTATGTTGAATCCAATTGGGgattatcatttattgttcctggaatatttataattacttctggaattttaaactatttgtttCTTGTGGTTCATCCATctgatataaatagtaatactcATTTGAATGAAAAAGTTCAGAATGGTCACAAG GCCTTAGAAAGAAATGGAATACGAAGACAATCTCCTCATCGAGACTATAATATACCAGAAGAAAATGAAATTTTGAAGGGCAGTTCAGAAGAG gatgaagtaaaagaaaaaactgaAGGCAGCCCAATTCTTTCTCATTTAAATGGTTCACCAAAAAAAGCTGTTGGTTTTATTGGTGCCATCAAAATTcct ggTGTAATTGAATTCTCTATGTGTTTATTCTTTGCAAAACTAGTCAGTTACACTTTTCTATACTGGttaccaaattatattaagtattctt ccACTTATAGCCCTTCACAGAGTGCAGATTTGTCTACTTTATTTGATGTTGGTGGTATTTTTGGTGGAATTGCTGCAGGAATATTTAGTGATATGTTTGGAAAAAGTGCATGTACATGTGCAGTCATGTTATTTTTGGCCATTCCATCT ctATATGCTTACAATTTGTTGTCTTCGGTCAATTTAATTGTGAACATtgctttattagttattgctgGTGGTTTGGTTAATGGGCCATATGCACTGATTACTACTGCAGTATCTGCTGAACTAGGAACACACAGTTCTTTAAAAGGAAATTCCAAAGCATTATCTACTGTTACATCTATAATTGATGGCACTGGATCAATAG gaGCAGCCGTTGGACCTCTTCTGGCTGCTTACATATCCAACCTGTTTGGCTGGACAAGtgttttttatatgcttatggGTTCCAATGTACTTGCAATATTG ttgcTTACACGACTGGTCAAGCGAGAACTCCAGAATGTTGGCTAG